TTTAGGGGGTAGAAGCACGCCTGACTTCCGCGGGTAGCACACACATATGTAAACATCCAGTACACGTGTGCACATATatgaaaacaacataaaacGCTACGATAAAGGACGAAGTAACAGCATGCGAGACAGAATTAAgctgtttcttcctcctccGCCCCACAGGAAAGCACCTCAACAAGCGGTTTCTCAGTCTCCACCCGCTGAGCTGAGGGGGaggccgcggccgccgccgagAGGCTGAGCCGGCCGAGCTCAAGGCAATTCCGGAGCCCAGGCCGACCGCCACGGAGTGGAGTCACCCGCGGCCGGGCACTGAGGAGAGCCGAGAGGAGCCACTCACACACCTACACACGAGAGAATGAACAACGCGGGCGACCCGTCGCTCCGACCAAACCGCTCCGCTCTCACCTCCAGGTTTCGCTGGACCAGAGCCGCGTTGGACGGCGTCTTAGCAGCCCGGTACTGcgtggctgccagcagcagggattTCATGCAACCTGAAGCATCCATGACGCCCAGAAACGCTTCCTCAGAGGCGCGAGCAGCATACCCCATTCGTActtcccgccgccgccgccatttTGACGACAGTATCCACTGAACGGGAATGCCCGCCTACCCGCGGGGCACGACGGGAGGCATCTTCCTTCCGGGGGCACGGAATGGGAGTGGGACGGGAGGGTCTGGGCCTCGGTGCTGTTTGTCGTTCTAGGCCGTGAGGCTCTTAGGGTGGACGTCTTCGGAGACTCAGGACTTAAAAGCTGTAGCGTTACATGCAGTTAAACACCGAGCTGCTGTGTGATACCGCAGTCTGACACGCATCATAAGCCAGGATCAGGCAAGCTATCCTGTTCCGCAAGCAGGGAAGATGCGTGTGTATGGGCTTCAATAGAGTTGAAAGGGAAAcctaaaggccatctagtccaactgccctgcaacGAACGGGGTCACTTacagctaggtcaggttgctcagagacctgtccagcctcaccttgattgtctccagggatggggcatcccccacctctttgggcaacctcATCACCTTCATTGTAAAATACTTCCTTGTGTCCAATCTAAATGTCCCCACTTTCaatttgaaacaatttcccTGTCCTAACAGACCTTGCTAAAGAAGGTCCTTGAATAAACAGTAAAGATacataacaaaacagaaatctatCTGATATTAATAAGAAACCTAACATATTACTAATACAAATACTCATACAAATTGACATAGCTGAAATACTACCCATATATCCCTACTACAAAATAACAGAGTTTAGAAGTTACAAGCATCAAATGAAGTCAGATGTTTATTGTGTATACTTTGTATAAACATACATCAGTTTTGCCATAAGCTACTGCTTTATGAACATTCATTTATTATCTTTGCAGTGCTTTCTAACAGAtacacaaaatcacagaatcacagagatTGGAAGGGATGTCTGAGATTATCTAGTCCATGTATTGTCTGACGTACTAAATTTACGATTTTGTTGTCctcttttcatatattttaattaaaaaaataaaatacattttgttacttatataaATTAACTATATTATATACTTCACATGTGGCCCAAGACAATTTCTCTTCACTCTGCatggcccaggcaagccaaaaagTTGGACACGCATGAGTCCAAACCCCTGCGAAAGCAGTTCTCTACAGCCAGTTGCACAAGAAAGCATCCAGAcaagtcttgaatatcttctgAGAAGAAACCTATCTCTcgtgccagtgctctgtcaccctcaaagtaaaaaAGTTCTTCCTCAGGTTCATATGGAATTTTCTGTGTTCCGGTTTGTGCCCATTGTCCACTGTCCTATTGCTGGACACCACTtaagagcctggccccatctaCTTGACAGCTGTCTTTAGATATAAGATTTATAAAATAACAGATTGTATGTTTCAGCAGTAGGCATCTTGGaaagtttgtttaaaaaaacaacaaatacacaTACACAGGCAAACAAGTACACACACCCTTTCCCCCATATAATTATCCACATGTCAGAAAAACTAATTCTCTTAATGatgaacaaaaaatacataGTAGTTTGTGCTGGATCTACTGGGGTTAAAATGCACTTGCTCTGTTAATCTACAAAAGGCACTAATTCCAGAGGTATAGCTACATAGCTTTGAATATCCAACTGTTAACTCTCTCCAGTTGGTATGTTGTGGTGCAGCCTAAAATGGTGTCTTTCCAATTCATCACGTTGCAGATCATTCAAGATAAGACATCAACATAATCACTGTCATCgatttctgtaaagaaagaaaaaaaacagatcgTGTCATTGctaattgcttttctgaaagacCCCTCTAAGCAAGATGGCATGTTGTCATGTTGTCATGTACCTAAGTAGATATTATTAATTCAGTCTGATTTCTCAGTATTCTGTCTGCTATTTCAGAACCAGTGTTTAGACTTAGTTTCCTATGGACTGGGTCTTCCAGGCCATTCCGCATGTGGAAGCAAAGCCTGTATTGCCCTTTCTAAATCAGCAAGCTCTGTAATTAAATGGCTGTATGCATATGAGACCCTTTCTTTCTGAGAAAGTTAAACATCCTGAATCATATATATGTCAGTAAATCAGATCAGTAGCACAGGTAGCCATGACTGTAGTGTAACACAGCTTTTGTTCCTTTAATAAATATTCCCAACAGAAAAGCCCTTAGCTGGGAAGAGAGCTCAAAAAACCATCTTAGACCTCattagattttttattattgttgttattttttcagaatccagggaaaaggcagaaattgAACACTTGGGACATCGTATAGAAACCTACTATCTTTTCAAGTAGCCACCCTCAGAAAAGTGGTTCTTAGAACACAATGTTAAAAGCTGTCTAACAACCAGTAGTGCAACCTCAGGGACTAAACTCTCTGGTTCCAGATCTGTCATCCTGAGCACAAGGCTGTATACTTCTTATTTTCAACATACTAACTAAAAAAGGTCATGTTCTAACACAGATTACAATAATCTACAAGCTAGATTTTGGTATAAAAGTAGCTTTTAATTTGGACAACAAAGTAAAGGACAGCCTCAACTATCACTGAAATATAAAGGCCTGTCAGCTTGGCAGAACCACATTGTGTAAGACTGTTTCTCAGCCTTCTGTAGTCTAAGAGTACTGATACTCACTGAGTGAGTTTAGGGCAACACCACGATTTACCATCTTTTTCAAATTTATTCTGTTAATCTATGGTAGATGAGTGTATGTAACCTGTGATCTAGAACTAATCAGTTTCCAGTGAAtgtaaaaaagaaggaaggatcTTGAGTTTCTGTCCATGCAAGCTTGTCTCAGAGGATACATAGAAATTATTCACCTGTCAATGCAATTGTTGTCTTAATAAAAAGACAGAGACTAAACTAGATTTCTCACCATTGTAAACATCATCATTTCCTAACTTGAGTTTCCAGCTTCTTCGTGAGGAGCTTGTTTTCTTGACTGGGTAGCGAAGCTTTGTTACTAACCCTTGGTTTGGCTTTTCATAGTTATATATTAAATCCTTTAATGTTCTGAAGACCTTTTCTGGAACACCTTCAGCAgtctgcaaggaaagaaaaactaagtTTGTTTGAAGTTGTGTTTCCATAAGGTATCTGTAATGAGAACCATGCATAACTTGTTCACTAAGGGACGTTTTGTAAGCCTGTTAGGTGACAGAATACTGTTCTGTACACAATAGGGACACCTGTGTGGTGGTGTGGTTATGGTACCAAGCATAACCCACTTCACCAGCCCTGCTTGTGTGCACTGCAGCCAAGGGAAAGCTGTTTAGTGCTTGCTGCCTGGCTTCAGATCACAGGCTTCCCATC
The sequence above is a segment of the Excalfactoria chinensis isolate bCotChi1 chromosome 1, bCotChi1.hap2, whole genome shotgun sequence genome. Coding sequences within it:
- the SH2D1B gene encoding SH2 domain-containing protein 1B; the encoded protein is MEFPFFHGRISLKACEELLLKKGKNGSYLIRESESVAGALCLCVLFEEVVYTYRIFREYEGYYRIQTAEGVPEKVFRTLKDLIYNYEKPNQGLVTKLRYPVKKTSSSRRSWKLKLGNDDVYNEIDDSDYVDVLS